In the genome of Triticum urartu cultivar G1812 unplaced genomic scaffold, Tu2.1 TuUngrouped_contig_24, whole genome shotgun sequence, one region contains:
- the LOC125526953 gene encoding putative ripening-related protein 4, with translation MANMKLLAVFAVLQFLSLHLQVHAVSGSAASSVHKPTKPSGAGKCHISGFLHGVAGKCNREHGSDCCVAGHRYPQFRCSPPVSAETPAILTLNSFAAGGDGGGKSFCDNRFHKDSEVVVALSTGWLRLDGTRRCNKMIRINGNGRFALAKVVDECDSVNGCDAEHNFEPPCPNNVVDGSPAVWKALGLNEDIGEFKITWSDV, from the coding sequence ATGGCTAACATGAAGCTACTGGCCGTGTTCGCTGTCTTGCAGTTCCTGTCACTCCACCTCCAAGTCCATGCCGTCTCCGGGTCCGCGGCCAGCAGCGTGCACAAGCCCACAAAGCCCAGCGGCGCCGGCAAATGCCACATCAGTGGCTTCCTGCACGGCGTAGCAGGCAAATGCAACAGGGAGCACGGCTCCGACTGCTGCGTGGCCGGCCACCGCTACCCGCAGTTCAGGTGCTCGCCCCCGGTGTCGGCCGAGACGCCGGCGATCCTTACGTTGAACAGCTTCGCGGCGGGCGGGGACGGCGGCGGCAAGTCCTTCTGCGACAACCGCTTCCACAAGGACAGCGAGGTGGTGGTGGCGCTGTCCACGGGGTGGCTGCGCCTCGACGGCACGCGCAGGTGCAACAAGATGATCCGCATCAACGGAAATGGGCGGTTCGCGCTGGCCAAGGTCGTCGACGAGTGCGACTCGGTGAACGGCTGCGACGCCGAGCACAACTTCGAGCCGCCGTGCCCCAACAACGTCGTGGACGGGTCGCCCGCCGTGTGGAAGGCACTGGGGCTCAACGAGGACATTGGAGAGTTCAAGATCACTTGGTCTGATGTGTGA